AGGTCGCTAGGGTTTTTTGATAGTAAGTTTTCTTGATTGTGTTAATTCCCTGCCAACGATTATACCAATCAGCGATCGCATGAGTGAACAACCAAGAATCGGAAGCGGGATTCCAGACCATTTCATAACCGCTAATGGTGATTCCGGGGTCATGAAGAGCGGACAATTTCCGATACAAAGGCATTAAAGCATCTTCTGGAGTTAAAGCCGCAGCAGGTTTATAGCTACCATCTCTTAACAGGAAAAGATGGTCAGGAGTACAAATAATCGCTTCACCATGATCGAGAGTAATTTTAATTACTTCTGCGTCTTTTTTGGTGATGCGGGCATTAATAATTCGTTCAACCCCGATCGTGCCATTGTCACGAATGGTATAACAAAAATGTTCCTTTCCTTGGGCTTGTTCGGTCACTAGCTGTTTAAAACTGAGGTTGCGTCCATCGACAAGGGCGATTTCTGTATCACCATGAAAACAGCCGCCGGCGCTGTCCCCTTCAACGATGTAAATTTCTGACTTTTCCGGGTCTCTTTCGCTACAATCAGCCAATTTACCCGGTAAAGGTGAGGATTCCAAGACCGATTTCCGTCGTACTAAGTCCCGGGCCCGACGGGCCGCTTCCGCCGCCTTGTACGCTTGTACTGCTTTTTCGATAATCGTGTCGGCCACTTGGGGATTTTGTTCTAAGTATTCGTTGAGAGTTTCCCCCACCAGCGAATCAACAATACCCCGGACTTCAGTGTTACCTAATTTGGTCTTGGTTTGTCCCTCGAATTCCGGTTCGGGGACTTTTACGGAAATAACGGCGGTTAAACCCTCACGGACGTTTTCCCCCGCTAGATTAGGCTCGTTTTCTTTAATTTTATTGCGTTTACGAGCGACATTATTTAAAGTACGAGTCAGAACTGCCTTTAATCCCTCTAGGTGAGTTCCCCCGTCAATGGTGCGGATATTATTAGCAAAACCGAGAATATTGTCGCTATAGGCATCTATACACCACTGAAAGGCCACTTCGATATTAATTCCGTTCTTTTCCCCCGATACATAGATAATATCTTTGTGCAGGGTTTCTTTTTCCCGACACATATAGGCGACGTATTCTTTAATACCCCCCTCATAACAATAGGTTTCGATGTGGGGTTCTTCGGGACGGTAATCGCTAAAGGTGATTTTAACACCAGCATTTAAGTAGGCTAGTTCTCGTAAACGTCCGGAGAGGGTACTGTAATCAAATTCGATGCCTTGGCTAAAAATTTCGGTATCTGGCAGGAAATTAACCCTAGTTCCCGTTTTTTCCTCTTGACTGGGACTGCTGACCAATTCTGTGACGGGGATACCTCTTTCGTAGCGTTGGGTATGTACTTTATGATCGCGCCAGACTGTCACATCGACCCATGCAGAAAGAGCATTAACGACGGAAATCCCGACCCCGTGTAACCCTCCCGACACTTTATAGCCACCACTGCCAAATTTACCGCCGGCATGAAGTATAGTGAGGACGGTTTCGAGGGCGGATTTACCCGTGGTGGGGTGAACATCGGTGGGAATACCCCGGCCATCGTCGGTGACGCTGACGGAACCATCGGCCTTGATATCCACTTCGATATGAGTACAGTAACCCGCTAGGGCCTCATCGATCGAGTTGTCCACCACTTCATAGACTAAATGATGTAGTCCCCGCGGCCCAGTCGTACCGATATACATCCCCGGCCGCTTCCTGACTGGTTCTAACCCTTCGAGAACTTGTATCTGTTCCGCGCCGTAGTTACTTGTCATAAAATTTCCCTAAAAAGGCTGTGATCCCTGATTGAACCTAAATGAATGGCAAAATCTTCAAAAATTTTAGCACATAAGGGTTAAAGACTGCTTAAATGGCTTTAGGGAGAATTTTTTATTAGGGTTGGGGTGTGGTGCGATTCGTTGGCTAGAAACTAGACAGTAAGACGTTTAGAGGATTAGCCGCTTGGTAAATGTAGTACCTTGATAACTTTATAACCCTACAGGTGCGGGTTAGTAATAACCTTAGTCCTGTCCTCTAGATGCCTAGAGTGACGGCATTTCCTGCTGCTTTAGACTTGCTACATTTGAGGTAGTGAGCTAGGAAAAAAAGCGGTATCTGATAGCCTAAATCAGAAACCCGTTGAGCCAGAACTTATGGATAGCCCTGGGGCGAAGATACGAATTAACCATCGTCAACACCCACAGGGCTTGACATAAAACTTAATTTAGGAGTTACAAAGGTGAGATGCTCCCCAGGAAGGAATTGGAATAGAATGTGATTATAATTCAGGCTGAGTACATAGTCTGTTTGTATCCATATTCCATTCAATCCATCAAATAAGGTGTGAGGATTGACCCCATGTCAAAACTATTCAAGAACTTAGTAAAGGTAACTCCTTTAGTATTAGGTGCTTCTGTGGCGGCTGCTGGCGGTGCAGTGGCTCAAACCATGCCCAGTACGCCTCAACTTAAAATTGATCCAGCGGCGCCACAACAACTCGATCGCATTCAGCGCGCCCAAAATAGTCAGCAGATTAATAGGAGTGTTGATCAGGGTTCCATGTCCCAGGTGACTAGCGTTAACCAACTGCGGGACGTATCTCCCACCGCTTGGGCCTATGAGGCATTAAGAAGCCTTGTGGAGCGTTATGGTTGTATTGTAGGTTATCCTGACCGGACTTTCAAGGGCGCTCAAGCTTTGACTCGTTGGGAGTTTGCCGTCGGTTTAAATGCTTGTCTCAATAGTATGGAAAAATTGCTGCAAGAGGGAATTAAAATTACCCAAGCGGATTTAGAAACAATCAAAAAACTTGCCCAAGATTTCCAGACAGAATTAGCCACTTTAGGCACAAGAATTGATAACTTAGAACAGAGAACAGCTTTTATCGAAGATCATAGTTTTTCAATCACTACAAAACTGCAAGGGGAAGTTATTTTTGCTCTCAGTAATGCTTGGTCGGATGATTTTGCTGTCGATAGTAATTTTCCCAATTTATCACCGAGTCAACAGGAGAGTTTAAGAAATCGTCCCATCGGTAATCAAACTACTTTTAGCGATCGAGTTAGACTAAATTTAAATACCAGTTTTACTGGCAAAGATTTACTGCGAATGCGTCTGCAAGCTAGTAGTATTCCGAATTTAGCTAGGGCAACAGGTAGCGATATGGCGCGTCTTTCTTTTGATGCGGGTTCTCTCTACGATAATAACAATATTGCTCTTGACGACTTATATTATATTAGCAATATTGATCGAGTTAAAGTCTGGATGGGAGCAAGAGGATTAGACCTTGATGATGTTTTTGATGTGGTTAATCCTTTCCTAGAAAGTAGTGCTACAGGTGCTTTATCTCGTTTTAATCGTCGTAATCCTTTGGTTTATCGCGGTCCAGAAGGGGCGGGTTTAGGAGTGAGATATAATTTTTCATCTCAGTTAGCGGTGACAGCTTTGTATTTAGCAGAACAAGATACTGTCAGTAATCCTAATTCTGGTAATGGTTTGTTTAATGGTAATTACAGTACAGGGCTACAATTTAATGTTAAACCTGTTCCTAACTTACATTTTGCTGTCACCTATCTTCACGCTTATTTTACTCAAGGTTCGGTGAATTTATCGGGAAGTACAGGCAGTCCTATTACCCGGGATCCGTTTAACAATTTAGGGGCTGCTACCCGTGATAGCGTCGGTTTACAAAGTCATTGGAATATTAATGATACTTTTAGCTTAGGTGGTTGGATAGGTTACGCTAAAGCTTACGCTCAAGGGATAGATTCTTCGGCGGATTTATGGACATGGCAAGGCAATTTTTCTATTAGAGATTTTGTTAAAGAAGGGGCAACTTTTACCATTGCTGGTGGACAGTTACCCAGGGTGAGTTATGTGGAGGTGTTTACAGCAGATCGAGATACTTCTCACATTTTAGAAGTGGAATATTCCTATCCCATTAGTCGCTATATTTTGCTAACTCCGGGGTTTTACGTTATTTTTGACCCTAATAATTTTAGTGAAAATGGTAATATCTGGGTGGGGGTAATTCGGACAACTTTTCGGTTTTAAACACTGTCATCCTCAAATTTATAACCGACACCGACTACAGTTTTGATAAAGATAGGAT
This portion of the Microcystis aeruginosa NIES-2549 genome encodes:
- the gyrB gene encoding DNA topoisomerase (ATP-hydrolyzing) subunit B, with product MTSNYGAEQIQVLEGLEPVRKRPGMYIGTTGPRGLHHLVYEVVDNSIDEALAGYCTHIEVDIKADGSVSVTDDGRGIPTDVHPTTGKSALETVLTILHAGGKFGSGGYKVSGGLHGVGISVVNALSAWVDVTVWRDHKVHTQRYERGIPVTELVSSPSQEEKTGTRVNFLPDTEIFSQGIEFDYSTLSGRLRELAYLNAGVKITFSDYRPEEPHIETYCYEGGIKEYVAYMCREKETLHKDIIYVSGEKNGINIEVAFQWCIDAYSDNILGFANNIRTIDGGTHLEGLKAVLTRTLNNVARKRNKIKENEPNLAGENVREGLTAVISVKVPEPEFEGQTKTKLGNTEVRGIVDSLVGETLNEYLEQNPQVADTIIEKAVQAYKAAEAARRARDLVRRKSVLESSPLPGKLADCSERDPEKSEIYIVEGDSAGGCFHGDTEIALVDGRNLSFKQLVTEQAQGKEHFCYTIRDNGTIGVERIINARITKKDAEVIKITLDHGEAIICTPDHLFLLRDGSYKPAAALTPEDALMPLYRKLSALHDPGITISGYEMVWNPASDSWLFTHAIADWYNRWQGINTIKKTYYQKTLATLKQIEIDRGYIDLEAYQKYRLQTRDKSILRFDSFCDRYFDGDKNKALEAVANYNHRVVAIERLETRFDVYDIEVPHTHNFALASGVFVHNSAKQGRDRRFQAILPLRGKILNIEKTDDAKIYKNTEIQSLITALGLGIKGEDFDPSQLRYHRIVLMTDADVDGAHIRTLLLTFFYRYQKNLIDQGYVYIACPPLYKLERGKNHSYCYSDRELQQKIAEFPSNANYTIQRFKGLGEMMPQQLWDTTMNPETRTLKRVEIEDAAKAEELFTILMGDRVAPRREFIETHGSRLNLTDLDI
- a CDS encoding iron uptake porin, whose amino-acid sequence is MSKLFKNLVKVTPLVLGASVAAAGGAVAQTMPSTPQLKIDPAAPQQLDRIQRAQNSQQINRSVDQGSMSQVTSVNQLRDVSPTAWAYEALRSLVERYGCIVGYPDRTFKGAQALTRWEFAVGLNACLNSMEKLLQEGIKITQADLETIKKLAQDFQTELATLGTRIDNLEQRTAFIEDHSFSITTKLQGEVIFALSNAWSDDFAVDSNFPNLSPSQQESLRNRPIGNQTTFSDRVRLNLNTSFTGKDLLRMRLQASSIPNLARATGSDMARLSFDAGSLYDNNNIALDDLYYISNIDRVKVWMGARGLDLDDVFDVVNPFLESSATGALSRFNRRNPLVYRGPEGAGLGVRYNFSSQLAVTALYLAEQDTVSNPNSGNGLFNGNYSTGLQFNVKPVPNLHFAVTYLHAYFTQGSVNLSGSTGSPITRDPFNNLGAATRDSVGLQSHWNINDTFSLGGWIGYAKAYAQGIDSSADLWTWQGNFSIRDFVKEGATFTIAGGQLPRVSYVEVFTADRDTSHILEVEYSYPISRYILLTPGFYVIFDPNNFSENGNIWVGVIRTTFRF